The Arabidopsis thaliana chromosome 5, partial sequence genomic interval GCAAATATTGAGATTTCAGAATATAAAAAAGACTCTTTACACTTGAGTTGTTGGACATAACAATCGCTAGGGGGGGTTTCATATCTAATGATTCTaggatgtttttctttactataCCTGAGGAAGCTGGATCGATAGTCTCGAGAAACTCCTTTAGTAACTGCCTATAGAACTCAGCATCTTCCACAAGTTCAGGgtctccttcttcttgtttttcctGGACAAGAAAGAGTACACATGTTAGAGAATGGGTATCAAGATAATCAATGAGATTGATTAAATGTTTATACTCTTTATGGTTAGAGAAAACCGTGATTTTACCTCTGGATTTGGTTCCATGGCTTCCTGAGGGACCTGTGGatgtttaaatttaaagtcaggaaaaattgaagagaagCTGATCTATTGACCACCAAAGGCCAAATTCTTAGATGGTTTATGCTTTTATTATCAAAGCAAAAACTTACAGTTCCAAAAACAGCAACAGTAGATCTTGATTGTTGCATCTGTTTAATCATTCTACTTGGATCCCTCATGTAGGAAGCAACCTGTTCACTAACGTTctggttttgaaaattaatttaaagttAGATTCCTGATTGATCCCCAGATAAGAGCAAAATCATCTTCGGAGTTTGCTTTCTATACCTGGTTAAAGGCGTGGAGCTTTCCTTTAATAGCAGCTGCACCAGTTGTGACTTGTGTTTTTCTCTGCCATTTGTCCACAGCCTTGTTTCGGAACACAGACATTCTACATAGCAAATACCAAATTTGTGTTAACGATGAAACATAAATGGTTATGAGACTGGTCTCCAAATGAAGTCAATCATGCTTTACTAAACAGAATTCTTTTGATTGGACAGAACTTTAAAGCTGGACAGTTGAACATTTAGTCTTGAATACCTTTTCTGCAAGTCAGATATTCGCTGCCATTCATCGCTATCTTCTGCATCTGATTTATTGGATTCTTCACTAGCTGTTGCTGACagatagaaaaagaaaggagatgTTATATTGACCCTCGCTTATAGTGATGATAATTATGTTATCTGTTAATATGGCATACCATTCACTTGTTGATCAACCGAGGGGTTCTTCTCAAACAAAGCCTGTAGAAATCCatatttagataataataataaaagtcaACAAACGTGGCAGAGCGACAAAACACTAAGAGACAGCATACAATTACTGAATCAAGCCTATGCATACATACCTCTTGCAACTCCAAGAGGGAATCTAATGTCTTCTTAGATGAAGTAACTAGATCTGTATATGCTGTTGAGACATCCTCATCTTCTGAACAAAATAACGATTTCACAGGCTCCTGAAAAGGGTACCTTCTGTCATAAAGtatgatgaaacaaacaaccatAAATAGAAGAGGAGAAGAGCATAGCTTACCTGTGGTAATCTGTTTGAACGATCAAATGCTTTCTGAAGTAAGAATCTGAACTCCAGAATCTTATCCCAAAGAGCCTTTACATAGAGCACAAAGAAAGAATTGTCAAAAATTCGCTCTAGATCAACTTCATTAACATAAAATAGGAATATACAACTGCAACTGATTTCTAGTTAGACTACTTCGCAAACCGCAGAACAAGGTCATACCTTCTGATTCTTCACCGCTTGACCTTTAACAGCATCTTCACCCTTATCACGCTTCAAGTTCTTCAATATATCCCTATACCAGGAACACGCATATTACACAAAGAACATTCTTTTGCCTCTCAATCgttcatttaaaattaaatgatgCAACCGAATTAAGACAGTATCTGACAAAAACTTTTGGCAAAAGTCTgttcttttccttttaaacgtatatattttctactaATCACGAATAAATCCAATTGCTATAATGAGTTCGAACCTACTTCTAAATCTAGCCAACATCCTTGCTGATCTAGATTAAACAGTTGAAACTTTAATACGACTATCTACCGTTTCTAGAAAGAAACACATACAAGAATTCACTATCTTAGAAATAACAgtatttaaaaatgattagttCAAATGAAATCTTACTGCTCTTGTGAACGAAGCTCCTTGACCTCTTTCTCAAGCTCTTCCATCTGAGCATCTTTATTGTCATCATTACCTTCATCGCCACTCTCACTCTCTTTATCATTTCCATCTTCAAAGTCCTCGCTTTCTCCATCCTCGTCTTCCTTGTTCtctccttcatcatcttcctcgctatctccttcatcatcttcctcggTATCTCCTTCATCGTCTTCCTCACTCTCTCCCTCATCATCTTCCATGCTATCTACTTCATCATCCTCTATCCCATCAGGTAATTGATCATCTTCATTGTCGCTTTCGGCCTATAATATAGAGAACCCTCAACCAAATAAATTCACCTATACCATCTAAATAACTTAAACGAGACAAAAGCAACATAAACATACCTTAAGGTTTTCTTGGTCGCTTATGTCTTCCGATTCACTGTCAAGTCTTGCTCTTTTAGACCTCTTTGACCCCCCAGCCATTTTAACAACTTTTAATGCTGCAATCACGAAAAACTAACTCAATTGAGGAAGGAGAAACTATTATACAGTGGATTaagcaataaaaatattgaaacaaataaagaaggaCCAAATATAGAGCAACAATGAGGTAACCATACCATCAAACAAGCTTTGTCAAAAGcttcaaacataaaaaaaaaaaaaaaaaaaaaaaaaaaaaaaaaaaacagagaccTATAGATAATCTCATAAAAACAGCTCACGTGGATCAGTCAAAGGGTCTTTGATCAGTGCAGAATCACGAGGGTAGCTAATTGGTGATAAGGAAGCACAAGGAGACAAATGTATATAGGGAGAATTCTAGATTGACAATCAATGATAGAAAGCAACCCCAAGCCTTTAAAAATCGACCCATCAGATTGCACACACAAATCAGGTTCATTGTTGGAGAGGTTGCGGAGCCACAGATGCCATGGCTCAAGACATGGACAAGGGCCCTCTCCTATAAAGTTCAAAGATTGACTCCTCGTAACTAAATTAAACATCAAAAGCCACACACTTTACTCATAACCTGCTCAGACCTTTTACTTTAACATTCATCATCTCCACCACAATGTCACAAACAGATTACAAAGAACAACATTCTAGAGCTAACACAAGTTTAAAGCAAGAAAACTTTTGAATCAAACTAGTTTATGAGTTCGAATGTTTCAGGAAGAGAAACGATTAAATGAAAAAGGGAGAGACTTTGAGCAGATACGCAAGAGAAAGCAgtgaattttgaaaattaaaaggaATCATACAAGCAGAGGAGCTTACCTAAAAGCTCTGTAGAAGCTGAGACGCAAATAGGAGAGGTTATATCTTCGACTTGGAATCGCAGAAACTGGGAATCGTCTCAAGCACAAAGCTGTCTACGAGCAGaggaaaagtaaaagtaagaagaagctctCAACCAACTCTGGAAATATTAAAACCCTAGAGGTTTCGCTTAACCCATGAACCGGCCGGTTCAACCAAAAATCCggtttaaatgttttaattttggtttgatagGACCAGATTATACGATTCGGTCGGTCGGACCTGGGATTATAAACCCTTGATCCTAATTCCTAAATATGGACCATGAATGATTACATTGTTTTGTATGTTTGGAAAGCTACAAAATTTTGCTTGTTATaaaattcatctttttgtGCTTAATTGTTTCTTGATCTCTTTAGATGCAACATTTCCGGATTCCACTCTTTTTAACCTATAAAAGTAAATTAGATTCATTCATAATTTCTCCATTAGAAGAAATTTTAGGTAGTACTGAACTATTGTATTAAAGGGCTTTTTGTTAAAGAGGTTCAAGTAGAGAGATTAGTGATGTAGACCACCCACTAGccattttttgtctttttaagT includes:
- a CDS encoding rRNA processing protein-like protein (rRNA processing protein-related; FUNCTIONS IN: molecular_function unknown; INVOLVED IN: biological_process unknown; LOCATED IN: nucleus; EXPRESSED IN: 22 plant structures; EXPRESSED DURING: 13 growth stages; CONTAINS InterPro DOMAIN/s: TRAUB (InterPro:IPR012617); Has 35333 Blast hits to 34131 proteins in 2444 species: Archae - 798; Bacteria - 22429; Metazoa - 974; Fungi - 991; Plants - 531; Viruses - 0; Other Eukaryotes - 9610 (source: NCBI BLink).), yielding MAGGSKRSKRARLDSESEDISDQENLKAESDNEDDQLPDGIEDDEVDSMEDDEGESEEDDEGDTEEDDEGDSEEDDEGENKEDEDGESEDFEDGNDKESESGDEGNDDNKDAQMEELEKEVKELRSQEQDILKNLKRDKGEDAVKGQAVKNQKALWDKILEFRFLLQKAFDRSNRLPQEPVKSLFCSEDEDVSTAYTDLVTSSKKTLDSLLELQEALFEKNPSVDQQVNATASEESNKSDAEDSDEWQRISDLQKRMSVFRNKAVDKWQRKTQVTTGAAAIKGKLHAFNQNVSEQVASYMRDPSRMIKQMQQSRSTVAVFGTVPQEAMEPNPEEKQEEGDPELVEDAEFYRQLLKEFLETIDPASSEAAFYEMKKFQTKKRKVVDRRASKSRKIRYNVHEKIVNFMAPRPAKIPPNTADLLKNLFGLKTRNVQSEA
- a CDS encoding rRNA processing protein-like protein codes for the protein MRLSIALKVVKMAGGSKRSKRARLDSESEDISDQENLKAESDNEDDQLPDGIEDDEVDSMEDDEGESEEDDEGDTEEDDEGDSEEDDEGENKEDEDGESEDFEDGNDKESESGDEGNDDNKDAQMEELEKEVKELRSQEQDILKNLKRDKGEDAVKGQAVKNQKALWDKILEFRFLLQKAFDRSNRLPQEPVKSLFCSEDEDVSTAYTDLVTSSKKTLDSLLELQEALFEKNPSVDQQVNATASEESNKSDAEDSDEWQRISDLQKRMSVFRNKAVDKWQRKTQVTTGAAAIKGKLHAFNQNVSEQVASYMRDPSRMIKQMQQSRSTVAVFGTVPQEAMEPNPEEKQEEGDPELVEDAEFYRQLLKEFLETIDPASSEAAFYEMKKFQTKKRKVVDRRASKSRKIRYNVHEKIVNFMAPRPAKIPPNTADLLKNLFGLKTRNVQSEA